Proteins from a genomic interval of Vreelandella profundi:
- a CDS encoding amino acid ABC transporter permease, translated as MDVNFQFDWSAAFGSIPYLLPGIPWTLLISFGGLAFGFFIGIFFGLLRLSRLRWLRWPAIFYVEVFRGTPILVQVLFIFYGLPQLLGSPINALVAGIAAIAVNSGAYISEIVRGGVQSIERGQREASLSLGLSRTQAFRYVIWPQAFRRMIPSLGNQGIISIKDTSLFSVIGVGELVRQGQIYISTTFTALEVYFMVALMYLAITWTLSILLRQLERRGLAGQ; from the coding sequence GTGGACGTCAATTTTCAGTTTGATTGGTCGGCAGCGTTTGGATCTATTCCTTACCTGCTACCTGGCATTCCCTGGACGTTACTTATTTCATTTGGCGGCCTGGCATTTGGTTTTTTTATCGGCATTTTCTTTGGCCTGCTGCGGCTTAGCCGCCTGCGCTGGCTACGCTGGCCGGCTATTTTTTACGTTGAGGTGTTTCGGGGTACGCCTATTCTTGTCCAAGTACTGTTCATTTTTTATGGCTTACCTCAGCTGTTGGGTAGCCCTATTAATGCGCTCGTCGCGGGTATTGCTGCGATTGCCGTTAACTCTGGCGCCTATATTTCTGAGATTGTCCGCGGTGGCGTTCAATCGATTGAGCGTGGCCAGCGGGAAGCGTCGCTATCACTCGGCCTTTCCCGTACCCAGGCATTTCGCTATGTGATTTGGCCCCAGGCTTTTCGCCGGATGATTCCATCACTGGGTAATCAGGGCATTATCAGTATTAAAGACACCTCACTGTTTTCAGTGATTGGCGTTGGCGAGCTGGTACGTCAGGGACAAATCTACATTTCCACCACGTTCACCGCCCTTGAGGTCTACTTCATGGTCGCACTGATGTATTTAGCGATCACCTGGACCCTTTCAATCTT